cctttttgtaaacacacggctcatcttcatttttgataaaaccaaattgtttgattttctgatcaaaacgaagattccagcttcgagatgcttgtttcaatccataaatggatttattcaacttgcaaactttctttggattcttaggatctacaaaaccttcaggctgctccatatagacatcttctgtaaggtgtccatttaggaacgcggttttgacatccattttccatatctcatagtcataatacgcggctatggcaagtagaatcctaatagacttaagcatggctactggcgagaaggtttcctcataatcaactccttgaGTTTGAGTAAATCCTTTAGCAACCAACCGAGCCTTATAAgtttgcacatttccatccatgtctgttttcaacttgaaaacccatttacttCCTCTAGTCCGACATTCGGGAGGAagttcaaccaaatcccagacttggttgtcatacatggattgcatctcgacgcccatggcttcgagccatttttcagattcgttacctgaaatcgcagctttgtaggttgagggctcttcttgatctattatcaagacgtacctatcaggtgaataccgattaggttcatgacgatccctcgtacttctgcggacgcctagtgttacatcagattcctgaatcctctcaggttcaggttcaacaatattttgttgagaggcagattcgactattggttgattaatttgtggttctcgaatttcctcaagatccacaagattatctccaattcctcgcgccataagctcatcctctaggaatgttcctcgacgcttagtgaaaactctattttcagcaggattatagaaataataaccaaccggatatgcatatccaatgaaaacaaccttttcaccgcgaggatcaagtttgtccgaagactcactggtaacataagcgttacatccccatatgcgaaggtaagagactttaggtggtttaccatgccacatctcatatggtgtcttttctacctttttagtaggagcaatattcacaagacgtgtagcagtttcaagagcataactccaaaaggagtgtggtaagtttgtacgacacatcattgatcgaaccatatctaataaggttcgatttctcctctcagacacaccattgAGTTGTGGTGTTCCGGGTGGAGTTAGTTGGGATATAATCCCACACTTCTTGAGATGTTCATCAAACTCTTGATTAATGTATTCACCACCTCGATCGGATCGAAGTGCCTTAATCGTTTTCCCTAGTTGATTCTGTACTTCATTTTGgaattctttgaacttttcaaaggtttcatgtttaaacttcataagataaacatatccatatctactataatcatcagtaaatgtaacgaagtatctttccccgttccttgacatagtcctgaatggaccacatacatcagtatgtatgagtcctaacaggtctttggccctttcactagttccggtaaaaggggccttagtcatcttgccacttagacaacattcgcataaatcataagtctcctgacccgtggattctagaatccctgcggtctggagcttcctcatgcgattgatgttaatatggccaagacgacaatgccaacgATATGTTTGATTAAAGCTAGTTTTAACACGTTTAGAGGAAAGAGAGCATACTATATTATTTGATCTATTGTTAGAAGTATCTATTTCATAGACACCATTGTGAGGCTTAGCCTCAAAATAGAACACACCATTTAAAAATGCAGAAATGTTACCATTAACAATATCAAAAGCATAATTAAAACCTTGTTCTCTTAAAGCAGAAACAGAAATAATATTCTTAGTCAAACTAGGAACATAAAAAACATTGTCTAAAGAAATAAACAATCCAGAAGGTAATTCAAGAATAAATTCTCCAACTGCCTTCACAGCAACATTCTGCCCGTTCCCAACGTGCAACTCTAAGTCACCCTGCTTCAGCTTCCTAATCCTTTTTAGTCCCTGCAAatcattacaaatgtgaaaaccacatccagtgTCAAACACCCAAGATTTGCTCGAAAAGGAAAATAGATCAATAACATGTATACCTGAGGATTCTCCAATCTGCAGCTTCTTAAGCTTCAACTCAGTCAGGTACTTGGGACAATTCCTCTTCCAATGCCCGATCTCATCACAATGAAAACACTTGGCATCTTTATGAGGCTTTGCCTTCGGAGTGGCAACCTTTTTACCTTTGCCCTTGTCTTGCTTACTCGCCTTGCCTTTTCCCTTGGATTGCTTCTTCTTGGTAATTCTTCCTTCCCTGATCGCCAACACTGGATTGCCCTTAGTTGGGATGTTTGTCTCAGCAGTTTTTAGCATCTGATGCAACTCTGGGATCGTTCTTTCCCAcccattcatgttatagttcattacgaactgatgatatgaattgggtagcgagttaaggatcacatccgtagctaactcattactaaggggtgcgttcagacgctccagttgatcaacgaaagacttcattttcagtacatgagcactgaccgaagtaccttcctgcatgcgacatgtaatgagagatctcatcacctcaaaacgctcatgacgagcttgctgctgaaacatgtttttcagctgctcactcatctcatatgcgcccaagttttccagattcttctgaagttctggaatcatcatagcaagcataagacatgtcacatcttgggaatcatcaacatgtttttcccatgtcctacgggctgcacccgtattagcagcaggtgcttcgggaattggtccttcaaggacataggcctttttctccgccctgagaacaattttcaggttgcggtaccaatccatgaagttagaattatcaagtttagcattttcaaggatggacttaagcgagaatttggtgttatcagaattgtttgtagacatctgtagaatttttagaagaaaattttattagtaattttcatgcattaacctaattcaattttgacccaagatatacaaaattttaggaattaggatgagatcccatctccccataactcagtgaatggacttagcactcttcactggcatagattgaagggtaggtgacgatcaccaattgtgtcaactacacaattctcggtttggggtcgcatgacgagtgttgtcaagcattggtacgttaaccccaactacgcccactttcacaaccgtagaagacgaatgcagggtaaacactaacaTTCGCTCTCGTGTCGCAAAAGTGATATTTTTCCTCAAATAAGAACCGTAGCCCGGCCCATGTAAGCATGGAAATCGCGGAACTACCCCTAACCAAAACCGTAGGCCTggatgcagggtaaacactagcaccaggggttcggatagatcagttcgggtgttcttaattcagggtggcgtagaatatcgattttagtttgggttatattttaaaattaccagttcgggtcgttttaaaatacttgtacggcctatggcatgaacataggctatacaattcctttgtaaaattcaattttacgttttaatttgtgacgatttgaaacacctttcaatcactcgaccgattaattttaaataccctatttaatctaagttggtcgtgtcgcaaatttattttaatcaataacttttattaattatggtttcaaattaacttttaatttttgaaaaaccaattttgatttttgtattttaaaataaactgtttattttaattacctatccaatacttaataaaccttttattaaaattgtCGTTTTAATGATCGTGTATTAGTTATTAATTTTATGGCGTAATAAACATCTCAtggcaaaacacaaaataaataaataaatatgcaatTCCGGGTTCATAATATGTTCGGTTCGTTCGAGCCTAAGAACGTGAACCGAGCCCATTAAGTGTAGCACAAACCCTTTTGTGCTCCCACTTAATCTTGGATCCAATCCTAAAAAAAAAACTtccttttttttgtttgtttaaatttcCGATTGGAAAAATTTAATGAGttctaaataaaaaaaatatatatatatcgcTTTCATATTAAAATCATTATTTCAATATTATTGGTTTTATTTTTTGTGTGTAACGCGCGTAGCTCAAAAAATTTATTTAGTACGCGTGTTATATTAAAACCGATTCTAGACCCGGATTTGCATAGTACGATCATTAAGCTAAACGAAATAGGTTAAGGCCAAAAATTATTTTTTCAAAGTGGACTTTGACAAGTGTTCATGTTTGGCCTTAATAAAAATTTGCCTATAACTATTATACATGACAAATTCCTATGCCAAATCTACTCGATTTTAAGCATGCAATTCTATAAACTACTTTATCAAAAATAAACCTACTTTGATTTGtaaggtggctctgataccactgttggaaatttcgtgtaacttttggaaaaaaaaactttagccaatttgtcaaacaaactgaacgcagcggaaaacatatacacgaggttcggttctaaaccgtttcCACCAGTGATCTCATTACACTCAAAATAGGTTATATAAAAATTAAAGAATCGTGACTACCAAGtaagacaccttggttcaacgaacgatctcgctagatgatcgttgaccacgaaatttgatttgttcgtttgaaacgatttcaaacgaaacctaaatctaaagaaaataaagttcaaaacctTACCTTATGCGTAATCGAAGAAACAAGAAGGTTTGTTAATAATAGCCAATAAACTATTGTTCCTCATCTTTTCCCTTTTGCGACGCCACTCTCCTTAGAGTATAAAGTTCCGTATGTTTTTTTTGTTCCTTCAGTTCTTTCTTGACTTTTTAAAGCATCAAAAAGAATACTCTATTTTAAGATGGAACGAAACATCTATATTTGTTGAACTTCTATGAAAGCATACAAACCTTTCATTTAAAAGGTTTCATATATCTATTAACTTGATAGTTTAATATTGAGATTTCTATGGGAGTAGATATATAAAAGATATACTAGATTAAGAATTGTAATCTAATCACAACTCCTCCATAATTATCTCATAATTAAAACAATTATCTCTCCTTTTAATCATCtaaataattaacaatatatatataatatattataattaacaaattaattataatattaaatccggctctccgtaattattctaaataattacatgtttctttcattacgcttattatttcgtgatccggtgattaacgattaaaacaccgttacatgttcgttgcccaaagtgtaactctttgggtcgtaccttgacggcaaCATTGAATTATAAAcgacaattgaacattatatccaacagATTGAACTAAAGGGTTAAAAAAATCCAGTGGGCCGTGAAGTCGTGAACTTGAAATAATATTACATTAAGAGAGTCTggtctatatacatatatatatatgtttaattAATCATTTAATCGGTTCGGTCTGGTTATATTCGgttttagatatataattaaccAAGACCAAAACTGAAAGTTCGGTTATTCAAAAAACAATAACTGAACCATCTCCATCGGTTATTGCTTCGCgttggttaattcggttttatgCTCACCCCACTTTCAACTTTCAAGAAAAGAATTGCACTTTAGTTGATATTAGGATTGATAAATGCTGCTGGTCGAAGAGAAAAAGAAGCGTGTTTTGGCAAAACAAGAAGCCCATTTGAAATGGCAGCAGAAGCTTAAGGCCGCTATCAAAGCCAATGAAAAGAAACATAAAAGGCGTAAGAGAAGATCCGTGTCATACGATACCGACAGTGTAAGTGAAAGCAGCCACGAGGTCAAAAGTCAAAGGAAAGGACTCACAAGAAACACAGGAAGCACGGTGATGATGAGAAGAAAGAAAAGAGATCAAAACGCAAACCGAAGAGGAGATCTTCAAGTTTAAGTGATGACAGTGACAGTTCAGATGAAAGCGAGAGAGACCAACACAGGAAAACGCATGTTCACAAGAAACAtagacatcatcatcatcatcacttaaGCTCGGGGCTTGTTGATGATTTTGGTTCTTCGAGTGATGAGGATGAAGGTGCGTTGAAGCGGAGACACTCGAAGCATCATAGACATCATAGCAGACACGTGAAATCGAGGGATTTGGATTCTTCAAGTGAGGAATAAGATGATGATAAGATGAGGAAGAGAAGGCATTCAAGGAATCATCATCATCTCATACGGCATAGGCGTTCAGACTCGAGTGATTCAGATGATTCTGGTGTTAAGCTAGGGCTGTTCAAAAGACTCGCGGCTCGCTCGTAGTTCGCTCGAAAAAAGTTCGAAAAAAGCTCCgttcgaaattggctcggttttaaatgagccgtctcggctcggctcggtttgtaaaccaGCCCAGCCCGAGCCAAGGTAGGTTCGGTTCGTGGCTCGCTTGTTAGGTGGCTCGTTGGCTCGCTCGTTGGGCTCGTAATAATTAAGGGCTCATTATATATATATGCGTATATATATTTCAGGTTATCTTTGTAGAAAAAAAACAAACTGGTCACTGTAGAAATACTAGTATATATGACATTGTAAAATAAAATCAAGTTTGaaaatgaaagttgtgatttTGTTAGTTAGTTACCATTTATCTTTGTAGTTGCACTCATCCACTCATCGACCATAATTTTACACATTAGCAAGTTTCAGCTTGCATTTAGCCAAACATAAGAACCCTTAAACTTGCACATCTATAGATGTCCCACAAATAAATATGCAGGTTTTGTGAAGGAActggttaaaaaaaaaagaacctgCTCCCCAAATCAGCCATCTTGTCATAATATGTTTTCATTAGCTTGAACttctctttttcaaatttttacattttttttttcaaattttatctTTTTTTCAAGTTCCAAATTCTTGTATAATTTTTACAATTATTTTAATAACGATAACAAATAatgataacaataataataataatcatttaAAACAAATACGATATGCCACATGCCTCTTCAGAAGATCCTTTTTATACATCTCTAATTCCACAATTTGGTTCTTGTACCATTGCAATTCTTTATAATTTTGATCCACCTTACACCGCTCTTCGTAAGAAAACTCTTCCATCTAATACCAACACCATATGAACGAGAAATAAAATTAACATATAAACCATTACTCTATGCGTATACAAAAAACAAATTTGTAGTACTATAACTTTTCCACAAATTTGCGTATACAAAAGAAAAGTGATATGGAAAAGTTATAGTACTGCAAATTTGTTTTTTGTATACGCATAGAGTAATGGTTTATATGCTAATTTTATTTCTCATTCATATGGTGTTGGTATTAGATGGAAGAGTTTTCTTACGAAGAGCGGCTTAAGGTGGTTCAAAATTATAAAGAATTGCAATGGGACAAGAACCAAATAGTGGAATTAGAGACGTATAAAAAGGATCTTATGAAGAGGTATGTGGCATATTGTATTTGTTTTaaattattgtttttgttatcGTTATTAATAATTGTAAAAATTATGCAGAAATTTGGAGCTTGAAGAAAAAATGTtaaaatttgaagaagaaaagtTCGAGCTTCTGAAAACATATTATGATAAGATGGCTGATTGGAGGAGCAGGTTCTGGAATGAAGCGATCGAGTCACAGAGAGGGTTTGTTGTGGAAGTGAGTCAGTTGAGGGAGAACTACAAGATAAATGTTTGAGTTTGTATGTGGTGGTGTGATGAGCTGAGTGGTTTTGTGAGAATTAGGTGGTTTGTTTTAGTATTGGTTGGTAAATTGTGTGTTGACTTAGAAGTAACTTTGTATCTTATTCTGTTCTTCTGGATTCATACGCGGTTTCCATGATGCAACTcaaattttttaaaatattaaaaggTGAGACAAAAATAAGACAAGTGACTATTATATCGTGTTGATAAGATAACCAatttaaatatttgtttttaggTTCATGGAGGAAGAACTGAATCGTGGTAGCATAAAGAGTATTGTTCATGGAGTCAATAACATTGTTAAATGTCAGGTTTCACAACAACAAAATGCTTATGATTGTGGTCTCTATGCTCTTCTGTTTATTGAGCACTTAATTAAACAGGCCCCTAACATAATGGAAACAGAATATACAACAATGGTACGTGTTGACTGTTGTCTTCCTCTGatatttaaaacattttttttattctGTTGGTTTTTTACTTGGtcaacatttttcaaatttttagtttGGAAAGAAGTGGTTTCAAGAAAAAGAAGTCGGAGGCTTGAGAACTAGGATGAAAAGCGTACTTAAAAATTTCCTCCAAAGAGAGACATTAAAAGTCTATAGCAGAAAAAAGAGACGCGGTATGACAAAATATATAACCCCTATCTATTCTGTTTCAATCATTGATTTTCAGTATTCTGTTTCAATCATTGTTTTCCAGTTTCTCATGTTTCACTAATCCAAAGAGTAGCGTGCAATTTCCTCAGAAACACTAATCCCTATCTATTATGTTTCAATAGTTTATGTTCAGTATTCTGTTAATAGTTTATGTTAAATTGAGATCTCCCCTGAGGTGTTACTTTAGAACCAGTGTTACTTCAGTTTATGTTTCAAtagtttatgtttatttattgtACAATTCAGGTGAAGAGTCAGATGATGCTCCATCATACCTTGGTAAAGGCTGGCAGATGATGATGCTACACTTATGACACCACAACCGAAGGTTAAGGCTGGCAAAAAACCAAAGGCGGGGTTAAATCAGTATAGAGAAATGCGTCGCCTTGGTCGCAATCCTAAATCAAAAGTTGCTGACCTTAGCAAGAGAATCTTGAGGAAAAGACAACCTACGTAGTGGTTGTAATTTATGACAAAATAGGGGCATAGAAGTAATGGTTGTAATTTATGACAAAATACAAACACTGGGGCATGTGTACATTGTTAAGTTTTATTAAGTTGGAAATCATCCTGATCAACCGTTGCATAAAAAGTATTGGTATGTAGGTTGTAGAATTAGCATACCACATGTCTGATCACTCTTTTGGTTCTAACCTATCGTTTAACCATACTATGGTTATGAAAAGTATCAAACTTTATATTAATTTAAGTCAGGTCACAAATCTTAAAATCTTAAGGGGGGATCTTCAAGTTAAGGGAGGATTCCCCTTTTTGGTTCTATGTTAAAACCTTATTAAAACATTAAAGGGAACCTTCAAGTTAAGATATGGTTCCCTTTTTGGTTCAAAGTTGGGGATCCGCAAGTTAAAAGAAGGTTCCCCCTTTTTTTTGGTTCTAGGTTAAAACCTTACACTGTGTTCCAGAGATCCACTTAAATGGAGAAGAGAAAAGATTTATAAGGAAAGAAGAGGGTAATGATGTTCCAGAGATTTTATTACGTGAAGAAaagaagagaagagaagagatAGGGGAGGGTTTTTAGGGTTGAATTGTTTCATTCCAAATTGGGGTGATTGGGAGAGAACAGAATAATTAAAAACCACGTTCCTAATTCACTTCCTATTTTACCCTTGTAAAACATATGGCGGGTATATCTCCCACAACCCGCCAAATCTTCAACCCACCTTCCATCATCTATCCCCACAACTGCAACTGTTCCATCATTGTTTCAATCTGTAACCTGCTGTCAGCGATCCATTGTTCATCTCCCAGGTAACATCACATTCCTATTTCACATCCAATTTTGAGCGTCTTCTCCTTTGTGTGGGTCGTTCTGTTGAAAATTTTGATTAAAGTCATGGGTCCAATTTGGGTTTTGGCTTCTTGAATTGTTTAATTTTGATTAACTTAGATTGCTTTGATTGTTTATAGCAGAAAATTGTTTATACTGGGTAATGATTAATGTTAATCTATAGGTTTAGTTAGGTCAAATATTGTTTTAATTCATGGGTAGGTTATTTGATTGGAGGTATTTTGATATTCTGTTGGACAACTTTTCATTCTGGATGAATATGAGTTGCTTAGCATGTTAGGTATTCGGATAGGAGTGTAAGTTTAAACAGGTTTGTAACTGGTTCGTGATCAAAATTAGTCTATAACTTTATTGTGACTGATGTTATGTCTAAATTCATTAGTGTTTTTTAAACCTTAAAGGCCACGAAAggaaaaaaaagaataaaaatggCGAAAGTAAAATCCACATGGACACGAAAATAAAGAGTATATGAAGAGAAAAAAACACTGGTTTAATGGTTTAGTTATTTTGTacaatattttataattatagAACAAAAATACTTAAGTTGACTTATAATCTTGGTTTTCTTTGAGGGTACCGAAAAAGAAAATTTATAGAAGAAATCTGACTTCTAGACTCTAGTTTGGACTTGATTG
This genomic stretch from Helianthus annuus cultivar XRQ/B chromosome 8, HanXRQr2.0-SUNRISE, whole genome shotgun sequence harbors:
- the LOC110871999 gene encoding uncharacterized protein LOC110871999, whose amino-acid sequence is MNYNMNGWERTIPELHQMLKTAETNIPTKGNPVLAIREGRITKKKQSKGKGKASKQDKGKGKKVATPKAKPHKDAKCFHCDEIGHWKRNCPKYLTELKLKKLQIGESSGTKKD